Proteins from one Pygocentrus nattereri isolate fPygNat1 chromosome 16, fPygNat1.pri, whole genome shotgun sequence genomic window:
- the tmigd1 gene encoding transmembrane and immunoglobulin domain-containing protein 1 isoform X1, whose product MKLSHSIQLLLLSCVCSIYCTDAVIIQSNPSANGSSIVTEVSKTVTLSCVVQGTADGEELQWYRNGALVSLKDENRLEQSHLCIQPTTTDDNGALFSCQLKTNATRKASIQLVVMHAPDLNGSEELWAEEESDIVLSCDVHAYPPVTVVWKKDGALLDLSSSAYHTSNNGITATLTLSNVKREEHEGLYICEATSSHYGVKSKSFIITVDDKVMKFPLGPTIAGLVVVVLTIVLAIFSRWGKVTKCFKKDHH is encoded by the exons CAGTCATCATTCAGTCCAATCCATCAGCAAATGGGAGCTCCATTGTGACAGAAGTGAGTAAGACTGTGACTCTGAGCTGTGTGGTTCAGGGCACTGCTGATGGAGAAGAACTGCAGTGGTACCGCAATGGAGCACTAGTGAgcctcaaagatgaaaaccgTCTGGAACAGAGTCACCTGTGTATACAGCCCACCACCACAGACGATAATGGAGCCCTCTTCTCCTGCCAGCTAAAAACCAACGCTACCAGGAAAGCCTCCATCCAGCTGGTGGTCATGC ATGCCCCTGACCTGAATGGAAGTGAGGAGCTGTGGGCAGAAGAGGAAAGTGACATTGTTTTATCCTGTGATGTCCATGCTTATCCTCCAGTAACTGTAGTCTGGAAGAAGGATGGTGCTCTTCTGGATCTTTCCTCCAGTGCATACCACACCAGCAACAACGGCATTACTGCTACGCTCACCCTCTCCAATGTTAAACGTGAAGAACATGAGGGCCTGTACATCTGCGAGGCAACCTCCTCCCACTATGGAGTCAAGAGCAAGAGTTTTATTATCACTGTTGATG ACAAAGTAATGAAGTTCCCACTGGGGCCCACGATTGCCGGCCTGGTGGTGGTGGTCTTGACAATCGTGCTGGCTATTTTTTCCAGATGGGGAAAAGTTACAAAG TGCTTTAAAAAAGATCACCATTAG
- the tmigd1 gene encoding transmembrane and immunoglobulin domain-containing protein 1 isoform X2 — protein sequence MKLSHSIQLLLLSCVCSIYCTDVIIQSNPSANGSSIVTEVSKTVTLSCVVQGTADGEELQWYRNGALVSLKDENRLEQSHLCIQPTTTDDNGALFSCQLKTNATRKASIQLVVMHAPDLNGSEELWAEEESDIVLSCDVHAYPPVTVVWKKDGALLDLSSSAYHTSNNGITATLTLSNVKREEHEGLYICEATSSHYGVKSKSFIITVDDKVMKFPLGPTIAGLVVVVLTIVLAIFSRWGKVTKCFKKDHH from the exons TCATCATTCAGTCCAATCCATCAGCAAATGGGAGCTCCATTGTGACAGAAGTGAGTAAGACTGTGACTCTGAGCTGTGTGGTTCAGGGCACTGCTGATGGAGAAGAACTGCAGTGGTACCGCAATGGAGCACTAGTGAgcctcaaagatgaaaaccgTCTGGAACAGAGTCACCTGTGTATACAGCCCACCACCACAGACGATAATGGAGCCCTCTTCTCCTGCCAGCTAAAAACCAACGCTACCAGGAAAGCCTCCATCCAGCTGGTGGTCATGC ATGCCCCTGACCTGAATGGAAGTGAGGAGCTGTGGGCAGAAGAGGAAAGTGACATTGTTTTATCCTGTGATGTCCATGCTTATCCTCCAGTAACTGTAGTCTGGAAGAAGGATGGTGCTCTTCTGGATCTTTCCTCCAGTGCATACCACACCAGCAACAACGGCATTACTGCTACGCTCACCCTCTCCAATGTTAAACGTGAAGAACATGAGGGCCTGTACATCTGCGAGGCAACCTCCTCCCACTATGGAGTCAAGAGCAAGAGTTTTATTATCACTGTTGATG ACAAAGTAATGAAGTTCCCACTGGGGCCCACGATTGCCGGCCTGGTGGTGGTGGTCTTGACAATCGTGCTGGCTATTTTTTCCAGATGGGGAAAAGTTACAAAG TGCTTTAAAAAAGATCACCATTAG
- the LOC108431330 gene encoding uncharacterized protein LOC108431330 isoform X2, whose translation MSSVWKVRQIQTVKEKRQQRVATARATVDPPLCSALSMAAVVSGLWRAHTVLADSEPDSSPEAPQQNLRQLRSSSSLNSLRMSLRKRLPLKTVQPNTNVQENPTWESLEMNKRTSAVTQIKRSAKNSIGSAYQKFQRSLGSREECLVRTPGKIIEGEENDCTTTCTPKRPASRSAVTPRRTPRSASKRTPRGSRTPRGARTPEAHGSAVRAVKTGGGRRQLVRMAALRSPFASPNRRQFDQDLDCVAKGLRRLRSISQAFNDVISRDDRKFTYSLISE comes from the exons ATGTCCAGTGTATGGAAGGTCCGCCAAATTCaaacagtgaaagagaaaaggcaGCAGCGAGTCGCCACAGCCAGAGCAACG GTCGACCCTCCTCTTTGTTCAGCTCTCAGTATGGCGGCTGTAGTGAGTGGGCTGTGGCGCGCGCACACTGTGCTCGCGGACTCGGAGCCGGACAGCTCCCCCGAAGCCCCTCAGCAGAACCTCCGCCAGCTCCGCTCCTCCAGCTCCCTCAACTCTCTCAGGATGTCCCTGCGAAAGAGGCTGCCGCTGAAGACCGTTCAGCCCAACACAAATGTCCAGGAGAATCCCACCTGGGAGTCACTCGAGATGAACAAGAGGACCAGCGCTGTGACCCAGATAAAGCGCAGTGCGAAGAACTCCATCGGCAGTGCATATCAG AAATTTCAGAGGAGCTTAGGATCACGTGAGGAGTGTCTGGTAAGGACACCTGGAAAAATCatagaaggagaagaaaatgaTTGTACAACTACATGCACTCCAAAACGGCCCGCATCTCGCTCTGCAGTAACCCCAAGGCGTACCCCCAGGTCAGCCAGCAAGCGCACTCCTCGAGGATCACGCACCCCTCGAGGAGCACGCACCCCAGAGGCTCATGGCTCTGCGGTGAGGGCTGTAAAAACAGGAGGTGGCAGGAGACAGCTGGTGCGCATGGCAGCTCTCAGAAGCCCATTTGCTTCACCCAACAGGAG GCAGTTTGATCAGGATCTGGACTGTGTAGCAAAAGGCCTTAGGAGACTAAGGAGTATCTCCCAGGCCTTCAATGATGTCATTAGTAGAGATGACCG